Proteins encoded together in one Chryseobacterium taklimakanense window:
- a CDS encoding porin family protein: MKKLFLGAAIAVSSLTFAQQFGIKGGMNVASISKDGTLSDTSSKIGFNAGVFMNAPLAENFSIQPEVLYNDLGSKITYGQNDNNSYSTNLGYISVPVMFQYNATPEFYLEAGPQFSFLVNAKNKLKDGNNNTLVNDWTKLAKDNLNTFDFGLGLGAGYYFTPQLGLTARYVAGMTKIGKDDNVYGQPYKDSKNNVFQVGLAYKFAK, encoded by the coding sequence ATGAAAAAGTTATTTTTAGGAGCGGCAATCGCAGTTAGTTCACTAACATTCGCTCAACAGTTTGGTATTAAAGGAGGTATGAACGTAGCTTCAATTTCCAAGGATGGTACTTTGAGTGATACCTCTTCTAAAATTGGTTTTAATGCAGGTGTATTCATGAATGCTCCGCTTGCAGAAAACTTCAGCATTCAGCCAGAAGTTCTGTACAATGATCTTGGCTCAAAAATTACTTACGGACAAAATGACAATAACTCCTACAGTACTAATTTGGGTTATATCTCTGTACCGGTAATGTTCCAGTATAATGCAACTCCAGAGTTTTATTTAGAAGCAGGTCCACAGTTTAGCTTTTTGGTAAATGCTAAAAATAAACTGAAGGATGGTAATAATAATACCTTAGTGAATGATTGGACGAAGTTAGCTAAAGACAATCTGAACACCTTTGATTTTGGTCTTGGATTAGGAGCTGGTTACTATTTCACTCCTCAGTTAGGTCTTACTGCTAGATATGTAGCGGGTATGACTAAAATCGGAAAGGATGATAATGTTTACGGACAACCTTACAAAGACTCTAAGAACAATGTTTTCCAAGTAGGTTTAGCTTATAAATTTGCAAAATAA
- a CDS encoding IS1182 family transposase translates to MNFKDYNQSQLFLFPPTFEDLIPESHPVRVVNDIIEKIKIEPLLKAYKKEGNPSYHPKMMLKIMVFAYMENTYSSRRIEKLVRENVNFMWLSGMKMVDHNTIARFRSQRLQDAFKDIFRQVVLLLADEGLVSLKEIYTDGTKIEAQAGKYTFVWKKSIETSKTKMLQQLEELWTYAQNIAASEDRDPEPPEFTKISKEKIRETVESIDRKLSGSDIPDKKGKAKAKAKLRYIKNNFEQNLEKYELQEEILGERGSYSKTDPDATFMRMKDDHMGNGQLKPAYNPQISTENQFILHYSIHQQTTDSTTLPDHLDGFKETFGEEVFAGLESITTDAGYGSEENYEYLEQGGIEAYVKYNTFDKEQDGNYQLKHKAFSKEHLHYNAEQDFYVCPMGQRMEKTHESSRRTKNGFEQKLSHYQAKNCEGCPIRSMCHGSKNNRSLERNHNLERHREKVRELLKSDEGIRKRKRRCYDVEAVFAHMKHAHQFRRFTLKSLKKVEIEFGLHALAHNLRKKVA, encoded by the coding sequence ATGAATTTCAAAGACTATAATCAATCACAGCTGTTTTTGTTTCCCCCAACTTTTGAGGACCTGATCCCGGAATCTCATCCGGTTCGGGTGGTTAACGATATCATTGAGAAGATAAAGATCGAACCGTTATTAAAAGCCTATAAAAAAGAAGGCAATCCGAGCTACCACCCGAAGATGATGCTCAAGATTATGGTTTTCGCCTATATGGAAAACACCTATTCCAGCCGCAGGATTGAAAAACTGGTGCGCGAGAATGTCAACTTCATGTGGCTTTCGGGAATGAAGATGGTGGACCATAACACCATTGCGCGTTTCAGAAGCCAGCGCCTGCAGGATGCCTTCAAGGATATTTTTCGTCAGGTCGTCCTGCTTTTGGCAGACGAAGGACTCGTCAGTCTGAAAGAAATATATACGGATGGCACCAAGATAGAGGCACAGGCGGGAAAATATACTTTTGTGTGGAAAAAATCTATAGAAACAAGCAAGACAAAGATGCTCCAGCAGCTGGAAGAACTCTGGACCTACGCGCAAAACATTGCCGCATCCGAGGACAGGGATCCCGAGCCGCCGGAGTTTACCAAAATCAGCAAAGAGAAAATCCGTGAAACCGTGGAAAGTATCGACAGAAAGCTCAGCGGCAGCGATATCCCGGACAAGAAGGGGAAAGCAAAAGCCAAAGCCAAACTTCGTTATATTAAAAATAATTTTGAACAGAACCTGGAGAAGTACGAACTTCAGGAAGAGATTTTAGGCGAAAGAGGCTCCTACAGCAAAACCGACCCCGATGCTACCTTTATGAGGATGAAGGACGACCATATGGGGAACGGACAGCTCAAGCCGGCGTACAATCCGCAGATCTCCACCGAGAACCAGTTTATCCTGCACTACAGCATCCACCAGCAAACTACCGACAGCACGACGCTTCCTGATCATTTGGATGGTTTTAAAGAAACTTTCGGCGAAGAAGTTTTCGCCGGGCTTGAAAGCATCACCACAGATGCGGGCTACGGCAGCGAGGAAAATTACGAATATCTTGAGCAGGGCGGCATTGAAGCCTATGTAAAGTACAACACGTTCGATAAGGAGCAGGACGGGAACTACCAGTTAAAGCACAAGGCCTTCAGCAAAGAGCATCTGCATTACAACGCTGAACAGGATTTTTACGTCTGCCCGATGGGGCAGCGGATGGAGAAAACCCACGAAAGCAGCAGGAGAACCAAGAACGGCTTTGAGCAAAAACTTTCGCACTACCAGGCAAAAAACTGCGAAGGCTGCCCGATACGCAGCATGTGCCACGGCTCGAAAAACAACCGAAGTCTGGAGCGCAACCACAATCTGGAGCGGCACAGGGAAAAAGTCCGGGAACTCCTTAAAAGCGACGAAGGCATCAGGAAACGCAAACGGCGCTGCTATGACGTGGAAGCCGTCTTCGCCCACATGAAACACGCCCACCAGTTTAGAAGGTTTACACTAAAATCCCTCAAAAAAGTCGAAATAGAGTTCGGATTACACGCTCTTGCACATAACTTAAGGAAGAAAGTGGCCTAA
- the purF gene encoding amidophosphoribosyltransferase → MKDLKNQKEVYLNQFKTRSYGRNLFRTQDEERLDAPTEECGIFGLYSENDTDTFSLSQFGLFALQHRGQEACGISVMNNNKIFNIKDEGLVLDVYKEIQEPETFMGNGVIGHTRYTTAGDKKKYNFQPFFAKNEYDQIILSIAHNGNLTNAMELKKELEEEGVVFKATSDSEVILRLIQKNLDLGLRGAIKATMDKIEGAYSVVGITRNKFFAFRDFHGIRPLVLGAMDEKSYVVASESAALDAVGAQYVRDILPGEIVYTSENEKGLQSFLVKENCERNICSFEYIYFARPDSTMEGINVHEIREKSGEKIWYQAPVDADIVIGVPDSGVPAAIGFSKVSGIPFRPVLIKNRYIGRSFIVPTQEMRERIVNLKLNPIISEIKDKRVVIIDDSIVRGTTSKRLVKILKDAGVKEIHFRSVSPPIIAPCFLGIDTPSKDDLISANMSVEELRKYLGVDSLEFLTMENLTEILGSDKHCFGCFTEKYPVEKGENVDLFR, encoded by the coding sequence ATGAAAGATTTAAAAAATCAGAAAGAAGTATATCTAAATCAGTTCAAAACCCGGAGCTACGGGCGAAACCTCTTCCGTACGCAGGACGAGGAGCGCCTGGATGCACCGACTGAGGAATGCGGGATTTTTGGGCTTTACTCCGAAAATGATACCGATACTTTTTCGCTTTCACAATTCGGGCTTTTTGCACTGCAGCACCGTGGACAGGAGGCTTGCGGTATTTCTGTGATGAACAATAACAAGATCTTCAATATAAAAGATGAAGGTTTGGTTCTGGATGTTTACAAAGAAATACAGGAGCCGGAAACCTTCATGGGAAACGGGGTGATTGGCCACACGAGGTATACCACTGCCGGCGATAAGAAAAAATACAACTTCCAGCCGTTTTTCGCTAAAAATGAATATGACCAGATTATTCTTTCCATCGCACACAACGGTAATTTAACCAATGCCATGGAACTCAAAAAGGAACTGGAAGAAGAAGGTGTGGTTTTCAAGGCCACTTCCGATTCAGAAGTAATTTTGAGGCTTATCCAAAAAAATCTGGACCTCGGACTCCGTGGTGCCATCAAGGCAACGATGGACAAGATTGAAGGTGCCTATTCAGTGGTTGGAATTACGCGCAACAAATTTTTTGCCTTCCGGGATTTCCACGGAATCAGACCGTTGGTTCTGGGCGCCATGGATGAAAAAAGTTATGTCGTGGCCTCGGAAAGTGCAGCTCTGGATGCGGTAGGCGCACAGTATGTACGGGATATTTTACCCGGGGAAATTGTCTACACCAGCGAGAATGAAAAAGGGTTGCAGTCATTCCTGGTAAAAGAAAATTGCGAGCGGAACATCTGCTCTTTTGAATATATCTACTTTGCAAGGCCCGATTCCACGATGGAAGGCATTAACGTACACGAAATACGTGAAAAATCCGGAGAAAAAATTTGGTACCAGGCTCCTGTGGATGCTGATATTGTGATTGGCGTTCCAGATTCTGGCGTTCCGGCTGCAATCGGTTTTTCTAAAGTTTCGGGAATTCCTTTCCGTCCGGTTTTGATAAAGAACAGATATATCGGCAGAAGTTTTATCGTTCCCACTCAGGAAATGAGGGAGCGGATCGTAAACCTGAAACTCAACCCGATTATCTCTGAAATTAAAGATAAGAGGGTCGTGATCATCGACGACTCCATTGTCCGCGGAACAACTTCAAAAAGGTTGGTTAAGATCCTGAAAGATGCCGGTGTGAAGGAAATTCACTTCCGGAGTGTTTCTCCGCCAATCATCGCGCCTTGTTTCCTGGGCATTGATACGCCTTCAAAAGATGATTTAATTTCCGCTAATATGTCTGTAGAAGAACTTCGTAAATATCTGGGAGTAGACTCTTTGGAGTTCTTAACTATGGAAAACCTTACTGAAATCTTAGGTTCAGACAAACATTGCTTTGGATGTTTTACAGAAAAATATCCCGTGGAAAAAGGAGAAAATGTTGATTTGTTCAGATAG
- the purC gene encoding phosphoribosylaminoimidazolesuccinocarboxamide synthase: MSEKREMLYEGKAKQIFLTDNPEEVVVKFKDDATAFNAQKRGSFDRKGEMNNAITTLIFEYLKEKGVETHFIKQLNDREQLVRKVEIIPLEMVVRNYAAGSMAQRLGVEEGIKSPVPIFDICYKKDELGDPLINDYHAIFLGAATKEELDEMYALTGKINQLLIELFDKMNIILVDFKIELGKTSDGKIILADEISPDTCRLWDKDTMKKLDKDRFRRDLGEVTEAYVEIYERLKTALNK, translated from the coding sequence ATGAGCGAAAAACGTGAAATGCTTTACGAAGGTAAAGCGAAACAGATTTTCTTGACCGACAACCCAGAGGAAGTTGTGGTAAAATTCAAAGATGATGCTACGGCATTCAACGCGCAAAAAAGAGGTTCATTCGACAGAAAAGGCGAGATGAACAATGCTATAACAACTCTAATTTTTGAATACTTAAAGGAAAAAGGTGTTGAAACCCACTTTATAAAACAGCTCAATGACCGGGAACAGCTGGTAAGAAAGGTAGAAATCATCCCATTGGAAATGGTGGTAAGAAACTACGCTGCCGGTAGTATGGCGCAGAGATTAGGAGTGGAAGAAGGCATAAAATCCCCCGTCCCAATTTTCGATATCTGCTACAAAAAGGATGAATTGGGCGATCCGCTGATCAACGATTACCACGCGATTTTCCTTGGCGCTGCAACTAAAGAGGAACTTGATGAAATGTATGCCTTAACAGGAAAAATCAATCAGTTGCTGATTGAACTTTTTGATAAAATGAACATCATACTTGTAGATTTCAAAATTGAGCTTGGAAAAACCTCTGACGGAAAAATTATTCTGGCTGATGAAATATCACCGGATACCTGCAGGCTTTGGGACAAAGATACCATGAAAAAGCTTGACAAAGACCGTTTCCGCCGGGATTTGGGAGAGGTTACCGAAGCATACGTTGAGATTTATGAAAGATTAAAAACCGCTTTAAACAAATAA
- a CDS encoding DUF3307 domain-containing protein: MLFIKLILAHLLGDFIFQPNSWVADKEREKAKSLYLYLHTFIHFALIMLLLWDFHLWWIAAAVAGSHFIIDLAKLQYQKPNTRKNWFFIDQLLHVLVIAGITLYVMKFDFSFIDNSDLLKVIAGAVFVTVPASIIVKMLISGWTPVTPNLTSPQTESLANAGKYIGILERLLVFIFIVVNHWEGVGFMIAAKSVFRFSDLAEAKQRKLTEYVLIGTLLSFGIAVMTGILVKI, from the coding sequence ATGCTCTTTATCAAACTCATATTGGCACATTTATTAGGAGATTTCATCTTCCAGCCTAATTCTTGGGTTGCCGATAAAGAAAGGGAAAAGGCCAAAAGCCTCTATCTTTATCTGCATACATTCATACATTTCGCTCTCATCATGCTCCTGCTATGGGATTTTCATCTCTGGTGGATTGCGGCTGCCGTGGCAGGATCACATTTCATTATAGATTTAGCGAAACTTCAGTATCAAAAACCAAACACCAGGAAGAACTGGTTTTTCATCGATCAGTTGCTTCACGTTCTGGTGATCGCTGGAATCACGCTTTATGTCATGAAATTTGATTTCAGCTTTATTGATAATTCTGATTTGTTGAAAGTGATTGCCGGTGCCGTTTTCGTTACAGTCCCGGCTTCAATCATTGTTAAAATGCTGATCTCGGGCTGGACGCCGGTAACGCCGAATCTAACTTCACCACAGACGGAATCTCTGGCAAATGCCGGGAAATATATCGGAATTTTAGAACGCCTTTTGGTTTTCATTTTCATCGTCGTAAACCATTGGGAAGGTGTTGGTTTTATGATTGCAGCAAAATCCGTTTTCAGATTCAGCGACTTGGCAGAAGCCAAACAGAGAAAACTTACAGAATATGTACTGATCGGCACTCTGCTGAGTTTCGGAATAGCTGTAATGACAGGAATTTTAGTGAAAATATAA
- a CDS encoding SatD family protein, with product MIAVITGDIINSENSNSEIWLDSLKKILMNWGKTPEKWEVYRGDEFQIKCDIDEVFKIFLAIKSLIKCNESLDVRMAIGIGEENFSSEKITESNGSAYVNSGRLLNDIKSDGKTLAIKTPKDSVDQDLNIVFKWSSIDFDSWTPAVAEIIHIFIMNSGITQEDIAKKLNITQSSVSQRLKRANLDLITETDKYFRKKIAEL from the coding sequence ATGATTGCAGTAATTACCGGCGACATCATAAATTCTGAAAATTCCAACTCAGAAATTTGGCTCGATTCATTAAAAAAAATATTGATGAACTGGGGCAAAACGCCTGAAAAATGGGAGGTTTACCGCGGAGATGAATTCCAGATCAAATGTGATATTGATGAAGTTTTCAAAATATTTCTTGCGATAAAATCTCTGATCAAGTGCAATGAAAGCCTGGATGTGAGGATGGCAATCGGGATCGGCGAAGAGAATTTCTCATCAGAAAAAATCACCGAATCCAACGGTTCTGCTTACGTAAATTCAGGAAGACTACTTAATGACATAAAATCCGACGGCAAAACTTTAGCCATCAAAACTCCAAAAGACAGCGTAGATCAGGATTTGAACATCGTTTTCAAATGGTCATCCATAGATTTTGACAGTTGGACCCCGGCCGTGGCGGAAATTATTCACATTTTCATCATGAATTCCGGTATTACGCAGGAAGATATTGCCAAAAAACTCAATATTACCCAATCATCCGTAAGCCAGCGCCTGAAACGCGCCAACCTCGACCTGATTACCGAAACCGACAAATACTTCAGAAAAAAAATAGCCGAACTGTAG
- a CDS encoding acyl-CoA dehydrogenase family protein: protein MNTEVHHNLQMIAETARDFAEKNIRPNIMDWDESQTFPVELFHQLGEMGFMGIVIPEEYGGSGLGYQEYVTILDEISQVDPSIGLSLAAHNSLCTNHIYEFGNEEQRHKWLPQLASGKVIGAWGLTEHNTGSDSGGMSTTAVKDGDDWVINGAKNFITHAISGDIAVVMTRTGEKGAKNNSTAFVLEKGMPGFASGKKENKLGMRASETAELIFDNVRVPDSHRLGEVGEGFKQAMKILDGGRISIAALSLGIARGAYKAALKYSLERQQFGRPINDFQAVNFMLADMATEIDASELLIRRAATMKNAKMKMTREGAMAKLYASEACVRISNNAVQIFGGYGYTKDFPVEKFYRDSKLCTIGEGTSEIQRLVIGRDISR, encoded by the coding sequence ATGAATACAGAAGTACATCACAACCTTCAGATGATTGCTGAAACAGCACGGGATTTTGCAGAAAAGAATATCCGCCCGAATATTATGGATTGGGACGAAAGCCAGACTTTCCCAGTAGAACTCTTCCACCAGCTTGGTGAAATGGGATTTATGGGAATCGTTATTCCTGAGGAATATGGCGGTTCAGGGCTCGGATATCAGGAATACGTTACCATCCTTGATGAAATCTCGCAGGTTGATCCTTCTATCGGTTTATCGCTGGCGGCGCACAACTCGCTTTGTACCAATCATATTTATGAGTTTGGAAACGAAGAGCAGCGTCACAAGTGGCTTCCACAGCTGGCTTCGGGCAAAGTTATCGGCGCTTGGGGACTTACGGAGCACAATACCGGTTCAGATTCAGGAGGTATGAGTACTACTGCGGTGAAGGACGGCGACGATTGGGTCATCAACGGAGCCAAAAACTTCATCACACACGCTATATCCGGTGACATCGCTGTCGTAATGACCAGAACCGGCGAAAAAGGCGCAAAAAATAATTCCACCGCATTTGTTCTGGAAAAAGGAATGCCTGGCTTTGCTTCAGGAAAAAAAGAAAATAAGCTGGGAATGAGAGCTTCAGAAACGGCTGAACTCATTTTCGACAATGTAAGAGTTCCGGATTCCCACAGACTGGGTGAAGTTGGAGAAGGATTCAAACAGGCAATGAAAATCCTGGATGGCGGCAGAATCTCTATCGCGGCCCTAAGCTTGGGAATAGCAAGAGGCGCTTACAAGGCTGCTTTGAAATACTCTTTGGAGAGACAGCAATTTGGAAGACCGATCAACGATTTCCAGGCGGTAAATTTTATGCTTGCCGATATGGCAACAGAAATCGATGCGTCGGAATTGCTCATTAGAAGAGCTGCCACGATGAAAAATGCGAAAATGAAAATGACCCGCGAAGGCGCCATGGCAAAACTTTACGCTTCTGAAGCCTGTGTAAGAATTTCAAACAACGCCGTTCAGATCTTCGGCGGTTACGGCTATACCAAAGATTTCCCGGTAGAGAAATTCTACAGGGATTCCAAACTTTGTACGATAGGTGAAGGAACTTCTGAAATCCAGAGACTGGTGATCGGCAGGGATATCTCCAGATAA
- a CDS encoding pyrophosphohydrolase domain-containing protein, whose product MEKIDSLNQVAEFHRTFNAPILDSPKIPSKERCDLRVLLLQEELDELKQAIADNDITEVADALCDLQYVLSGAVLEFGLGNKFVELFNEVQRSNMSKACSTQDEADKTIEFYRNKGEDAYSETSGDKINVHRKTDRKVLKSVNYSPADLRSILEK is encoded by the coding sequence ATGGAAAAAATTGACAGCCTGAACCAGGTCGCAGAATTTCACAGAACTTTTAACGCTCCAATTTTAGATTCGCCGAAAATTCCTTCAAAAGAGAGATGTGATTTAAGGGTTTTGCTTTTACAGGAAGAATTGGATGAGCTGAAACAGGCGATTGCAGACAACGATATCACTGAAGTTGCAGATGCCCTGTGCGATTTGCAATACGTTCTTAGTGGCGCAGTTTTGGAATTCGGTTTAGGAAATAAATTTGTAGAACTCTTCAATGAGGTGCAGCGCTCTAACATGTCGAAAGCGTGTTCCACACAGGACGAAGCAGATAAAACCATAGAATTCTACAGAAATAAAGGCGAAGATGCTTACTCAGAAACTTCTGGGGACAAAATTAACGTGCACCGCAAGACTGACCGTAAAGTTTTGAAAAGCGTAAATTATTCTCCGGCAGATTTAAGATCAATTTTAGAAAAATAG
- a CDS encoding TlpA family protein disulfide reductase, which yields MRNIIKSIFTVGLIALTLQSCEAQKVVVNREVDNQTDGKMLLGPQTIDQFKKEPYSDWYDEEYSGYSLDAATMAELKKKKFKSYQLVVFIGTWCSDSHREFPRLMKILDELDFPSEKLSIIAVNRKKESPSGEEGLYNIQFVPTIIVKKYGKEFGRIIEFPKSGFIEKDLLEIIEKNDTSVKDLFKK from the coding sequence ATGAGAAATATTATAAAATCCATATTTACGGTAGGTTTGATCGCCCTTACACTTCAGTCCTGCGAAGCGCAGAAAGTCGTAGTAAACCGCGAAGTCGATAACCAGACAGACGGAAAAATGCTGCTGGGCCCGCAAACCATCGATCAGTTTAAAAAAGAACCTTACAGCGACTGGTACGATGAGGAATATTCCGGTTACAGCTTGGATGCGGCTACAATGGCAGAACTTAAAAAGAAAAAATTCAAATCGTATCAGCTGGTGGTATTTATTGGGACATGGTGCAGCGACAGCCACAGGGAATTCCCGCGGCTGATGAAAATTCTGGATGAGCTGGATTTCCCTTCAGAAAAATTAAGCATTATTGCCGTAAACCGCAAAAAAGAGTCGCCCAGCGGTGAGGAAGGTTTATACAACATACAATTTGTGCCGACCATCATCGTAAAAAAATATGGTAAGGAATTTGGCAGAATTATTGAATTTCCAAAATCAGGCTTTATCGAAAAAGACCTTCTGGAAATCATAGAAAAGAACGATACATCGGTAAAAGATTTATTTAAAAAATAA
- a CDS encoding DUF4230 domain-containing protein has protein sequence MKNRNTIFAFVGGALLMLLLFLALKSFKPKNEDIQNDFYIITNQIKKMNKMVVVEQDFSSMQKTKVTSQIFGGLLPNMEKEIVTFTKTNAQVSYDLNKMKIDVDSANKKLIIRELPNADIKITPSVEIQNMDDSFFDRFNENDLKKIQNNAKDNAVKTVNQNYLRDLGRKQLSENLSQIFVLAKALKYTIEDETGQIDTTKL, from the coding sequence TTGAAAAACAGAAATACAATATTTGCATTTGTAGGAGGAGCATTGCTGATGCTGCTCTTATTTTTAGCCCTGAAATCCTTTAAACCAAAAAATGAGGACATTCAGAACGATTTCTACATCATCACCAACCAGATTAAAAAAATGAATAAAATGGTGGTAGTGGAACAGGATTTCAGCAGTATGCAGAAAACGAAGGTCACTTCACAGATTTTTGGAGGTCTGCTACCGAACATGGAAAAAGAAATCGTAACCTTTACCAAAACCAATGCGCAGGTGTCTTATGATTTAAATAAAATGAAGATTGATGTGGACAGCGCCAACAAAAAACTGATTATCCGTGAGCTGCCAAATGCCGACATTAAGATCACTCCCAGCGTTGAAATTCAGAATATGGATGATTCCTTTTTTGACCGTTTTAATGAAAATGACCTGAAAAAGATTCAGAATAATGCCAAGGACAACGCCGTGAAAACGGTTAACCAAAATTATTTGAGAGATCTTGGGAGAAAGCAGCTCAGCGAAAACCTAAGCCAGATTTTTGTCCTTGCAAAAGCCTTAAAATATACCATCGAGGATGAAACCGGGCAAATTGATACAACCAAACTTTAA
- a CDS encoding acyl-CoA thioesterase produces MNYHTRKWIKPEDLNPNHSLFGGRLLQWIDEEAALYAIVQLETPRCVTKFISEINFVSSAKQGDIIEIGIEATEFGNTSITLRCEVRNMMTRQTIITIEKIVFVGVDEHGKPTKHGKTKIEYISDRLQNIDNPSR; encoded by the coding sequence ATGAATTACCACACCAGAAAATGGATAAAACCTGAAGACCTGAATCCAAATCATTCACTTTTTGGAGGACGGTTATTACAGTGGATTGATGAGGAAGCTGCACTCTACGCCATTGTTCAGCTGGAAACACCGCGTTGTGTTACTAAATTTATCTCGGAAATTAATTTTGTAAGTTCCGCAAAACAGGGTGACATTATTGAAATTGGGATTGAAGCAACAGAATTTGGCAATACTTCGATTACTTTAAGATGCGAAGTAAGAAATATGATGACACGCCAAACCATCATTACCATCGAGAAAATTGTTTTCGTTGGCGTGGATGAACATGGAAAGCCTACCAAACACGGCAAAACGAAAATTGAATATATAAGCGACAGACTTCAGAATATTGACAATCCTTCACGTTGA
- a CDS encoding helix-turn-helix domain-containing protein: protein MKIFIKNMVCGRCEMAVSQIFKDLGTETVSVRLGVVETQNDLNEKELKNLDAELKKIGFEILEDQSQKQIEQTKNLIIRKISELDISEDFVLSEFLSDKQHREYSSISKLFSQNQGITLEQYFILQKIEKVKELLFYNEFSLTEIAGKLGYKSVQHLSAQFRNTTGFTPTEFKKMKGQNRMPLDKF, encoded by the coding sequence TTGAAAATCTTTATTAAAAATATGGTTTGTGGCCGTTGCGAGATGGCGGTTTCTCAAATTTTTAAAGATTTAGGAACTGAAACCGTTTCCGTTCGGTTGGGCGTGGTGGAAACTCAGAATGATCTGAATGAAAAGGAATTGAAGAATCTTGATGCCGAACTGAAAAAAATCGGTTTTGAAATTTTGGAAGACCAGTCGCAGAAACAAATAGAGCAAACCAAGAATCTCATTATCCGGAAGATTTCTGAACTGGATATTTCCGAAGACTTCGTGCTTTCCGAATTTTTAAGTGACAAACAGCACCGCGAATACAGTTCGATTTCAAAACTGTTTTCACAAAACCAGGGCATCACGCTGGAACAGTATTTCATCCTTCAAAAAATTGAAAAAGTAAAGGAACTGCTTTTCTACAACGAATTCTCCCTCACCGAAATAGCCGGGAAACTCGGGTACAAAAGTGTACAGCATCTTTCGGCGCAATTCAGGAATACAACCGGATTCACGCCAACGGAATTTAAAAAGATGAAAGGCCAAAACCGCATGCCACTCGACAAATTCTGA